The following are from one region of the Synechococcus sp. CBW1108 genome:
- the def gene encoding peptide deformylase, with product MARTAVQASRGVQVPKQALEQPPLTIHTLGDAELRTTARRISKVDGNVRELARNMLRSMYSASGIGLAAPQVGVHKQLLVIDLDPENAATPPLVLINPEISSFGAAIETYEEGCLSIPGVYLNVVRPAAVEVSFRDELGRPQRLKADGLLARCIQHEMDHLSGVLFVDRVTDELSLNEGLQEKGFQRADVHTIR from the coding sequence ATGGCTCGCACCGCGGTGCAGGCCAGCCGCGGCGTGCAGGTGCCCAAGCAGGCGCTTGAGCAGCCCCCCCTCACCATCCACACCCTGGGCGATGCCGAGCTGCGCACCACCGCCAGGCGCATCAGCAAGGTGGATGGGAACGTGCGCGAGCTGGCCCGCAACATGTTGCGCAGCATGTACAGCGCCAGTGGCATCGGCCTGGCCGCCCCCCAGGTGGGCGTGCACAAGCAACTGCTTGTGATTGATCTCGATCCCGAAAATGCCGCCACCCCGCCGCTGGTGCTGATCAACCCGGAGATCAGCTCCTTTGGGGCCGCCATCGAAACCTATGAGGAAGGCTGCCTGAGCATCCCTGGCGTCTATCTCAATGTGGTGCGTCCAGCTGCCGTTGAGGTCAGCTTCCGCGATGAGCTGGGCCGCCCCCAGCGGCTCAAGGCCGATGGGCTGCTGGCCCGTTGCATCCAGCACGAAATGGACCATCTCAGCGGGGTGTTGTTCGTAGACCGGGTCACCGATGAGCTCAGCCTCAACGAGGGGCTCCAGGAGAAGGGCTTCCAGCGGGCCGACGTCCACACCATTCGCTGA
- a CDS encoding prolyl oligopeptidase family serine peptidase produces the protein MKPSLGGPARPNLEQGPLAASLVEGCIPTIKEPKLRGGRLLWLEQRPQEQGRTTLMRREPAGSLARELTPGHWNLRSRVHGYGGGVYALANDTLVFVDDGDRCLWQLQLAGAAPSQPSRLTSPTDRAFADGLIDSRRQRWLGVMEAGGRDQLVAVPLAGGEPELLHLAADFCGYAALSPDGGQLAWVEWHQPWMPWQRSQLWLARITAAGALEDARPVAGSGAGSGAESPLASSIFQPLWISPTELVVASDATGWWNLQRLEIGTGSWQPLLPLEAEFAMPQWVYGMATTAWDGEQLIAAACTGGVWQLGRVDLAAGRVGTPEAWQPLGVPFDDLAALCAEAGQLVAVASSPTIPEGLLELELASGSWRHTPMAPCPLALEAISRPEPLWFAGHGGQQSHAWFYPPATGACASSPLLVKGHSGPTGMARRGLNLGIQFWTSRGWGVLDVNYGGSTGFGRAYRERLDSQWGVVDVADCAAAAQALVAAGKASDARIAIEGGSAGGFTALAALCFTDVFRAGASRYGVSDPSALASESHRFEARYLDGLIGPWPQARPTYEARSPLAHAGQIHCPVIFFQGLDDQVVPPAQTERMALALQTQGIPVEVHLFANEGHGFRSGAVRIEVLEATEAFFRRHFQL, from the coding sequence TTGAAGCCATCCTTGGGGGGGCCGGCACGGCCCAACCTGGAGCAAGGCCCCCTGGCCGCCTCGCTGGTGGAGGGGTGCATCCCAACGATCAAGGAGCCCAAACTCAGGGGTGGACGGCTGCTATGGCTGGAGCAACGCCCCCAGGAGCAGGGCCGCACCACCTTGATGCGGCGTGAGCCCGCTGGGTCCCTAGCCCGCGAGCTCACCCCCGGCCACTGGAACCTGCGCAGCCGGGTGCACGGCTATGGCGGCGGCGTTTATGCCCTGGCCAACGACACCCTGGTCTTCGTCGATGACGGCGACCGCTGCCTCTGGCAGCTCCAGCTAGCTGGGGCCGCCCCCAGCCAGCCCAGCCGTCTCACCAGCCCCACCGATCGCGCCTTCGCCGATGGGCTGATCGACAGCCGGCGCCAGCGCTGGCTGGGCGTAATGGAGGCCGGGGGCCGCGACCAACTGGTGGCGGTGCCCCTGGCCGGGGGCGAGCCAGAGCTCCTGCACCTGGCAGCCGACTTCTGCGGCTATGCCGCCCTCAGCCCCGATGGCGGGCAGCTGGCCTGGGTGGAGTGGCACCAACCCTGGATGCCGTGGCAGCGCAGCCAGCTGTGGCTAGCCCGGATCACCGCCGCCGGAGCCCTGGAGGATGCCCGGCCGGTGGCCGGCTCCGGGGCGGGCTCCGGGGCGGAAAGCCCGCTGGCCAGCTCGATATTTCAGCCGCTCTGGATCAGCCCCACCGAGTTGGTGGTGGCCAGCGACGCCACGGGCTGGTGGAACCTGCAACGGCTGGAGATCGGCACCGGCAGCTGGCAGCCCCTGCTGCCCCTTGAGGCCGAATTCGCCATGCCCCAGTGGGTCTACGGGATGGCCACCACAGCCTGGGACGGCGAGCAGCTGATTGCCGCCGCCTGCACCGGTGGCGTCTGGCAGCTGGGCCGGGTGGATCTGGCCGCGGGGCGCGTGGGCACCCCAGAGGCCTGGCAGCCCCTAGGTGTGCCCTTCGACGACCTGGCCGCCCTCTGCGCCGAAGCCGGCCAGCTGGTGGCCGTGGCAAGCAGTCCCACCATCCCGGAAGGGCTGCTGGAGTTGGAGCTCGCCAGCGGCAGCTGGCGACACACCCCCATGGCCCCCTGCCCGCTGGCCCTGGAGGCGATCAGCCGGCCCGAGCCGCTCTGGTTTGCCGGCCATGGGGGGCAGCAGAGCCATGCCTGGTTCTATCCGCCCGCCACCGGGGCCTGCGCCAGCTCGCCGCTGCTGGTGAAGGGCCACAGCGGCCCCACCGGCATGGCCCGCCGAGGTTTGAACCTGGGCATTCAGTTCTGGACCTCGCGGGGCTGGGGCGTGCTGGATGTGAACTACGGCGGCTCCACCGGCTTTGGCCGGGCCTACCGGGAGCGACTCGATAGCCAGTGGGGCGTGGTGGATGTGGCCGACTGTGCCGCCGCTGCCCAGGCCCTGGTGGCGGCGGGAAAAGCCAGCGATGCGCGCATCGCCATCGAAGGCGGCAGTGCCGGTGGCTTCACTGCCCTGGCCGCCCTCTGCTTTACGGATGTCTTTCGCGCCGGCGCGAGCCGCTACGGCGTCAGCGACCCCAGCGCGTTGGCGAGCGAGAGCCATCGCTTTGAAGCCCGCTATCTCGATGGGCTGATCGGCCCCTGGCCCCAAGCGCGCCCCACCTACGAGGCCCGCTCACCCCTGGCCCATGCCGGGCAGATCCACTGCCCCGTAATCTTCTTCCAGGGCCTCGATGATCAGGTGGTGCCGCCGGCCCAAACAGAGCGCATGGCCCTTGCCCTGCAGACCCAAGGCATACCGGTGGAGGTGCATCTGTTTGCCAATGAGGGCCACGGCTTCCGCAGCGGTGCGGTTCGGATCGAGGTGCTGGAAGCCACCGAAGCCTTTTTCCGCCGCCACTTCCAACTGTGA
- a CDS encoding sodium/glutamate symporter, translating to MNPPELWIEALPKLGWLALAIAALSLTLALGRLIGSALQLRLWGIPEALVAGLLGLLLAPGGPLPLLPLPVLELWAGLPLVLLTLVFGSLMLSKPLPQLGSLWRPVSGQVSLALVLAFGQYVVGGLAVLLVLQPLLGVSPVMACLIEVAYEGGHGSAAAMGPSYAALGFPGGQDLGLAMATVGLLSSTLVGGLVVVLARRQGWLLATSPTKPIQGEGASAAASPAGPAAWAVNLALVGVAVLVGELLLLALRALTVPLGGGVAAVAQALPVFPLAILGSLFVRWVLERSGHSQWASAPIQSELSTLAADLLITAATAGLNLKLLQADWLPLSVLALGGLTWNLAVVLLLAPRVLPADWFERAVIEFGQATGVAASGLLLLRMADPEDQSNALSAFSIKQLLLQPFLAGGVITVVAPLAVAGWGLPVWTGFCFGLVLLAGGAGLWLAGSQPAAAPAP from the coding sequence GTGAACCCACCCGAACTCTGGATCGAGGCCCTGCCCAAACTGGGCTGGCTGGCACTGGCCATCGCAGCCCTCAGCCTGACCCTGGCCCTGGGACGGCTGATCGGTTCAGCTCTGCAGCTCCGGCTCTGGGGGATCCCGGAAGCACTGGTGGCCGGCTTGCTTGGCCTGCTGCTGGCGCCGGGCGGACCCTTGCCCCTGCTGCCGCTGCCGGTGCTGGAGCTCTGGGCCGGGCTGCCGCTGGTGCTGCTCACCCTGGTATTTGGCTCGCTGATGCTCAGCAAGCCTCTGCCCCAGCTCGGCAGCCTGTGGCGACCGGTATCGGGCCAGGTGTCCCTGGCCCTGGTACTTGCCTTCGGCCAGTACGTGGTGGGCGGCCTAGCGGTGCTGCTGGTGCTGCAGCCCTTGCTGGGGGTCAGCCCGGTGATGGCCTGCCTGATCGAAGTGGCCTACGAAGGCGGCCATGGTTCCGCCGCGGCCATGGGCCCCAGCTATGCGGCCCTGGGCTTCCCCGGTGGGCAGGATCTGGGCCTGGCGATGGCCACCGTGGGACTCCTGAGCTCCACCCTGGTGGGAGGCCTCGTGGTGGTGCTGGCCAGGCGCCAGGGCTGGTTACTGGCAACCAGCCCGACCAAACCCATCCAGGGCGAAGGGGCCAGTGCGGCCGCCAGCCCGGCTGGACCCGCCGCCTGGGCCGTGAATCTGGCCCTGGTGGGGGTGGCTGTTTTGGTGGGAGAGCTGCTGCTGCTGGCCCTGCGGGCACTCACCGTGCCCCTGGGCGGGGGCGTGGCCGCAGTGGCGCAGGCCCTGCCGGTGTTTCCCCTGGCCATTTTGGGTTCACTGTTTGTGCGCTGGGTCCTGGAGCGCAGTGGCCACAGCCAGTGGGCCTCAGCGCCAATCCAAAGCGAACTCAGCACCCTTGCCGCCGATCTCCTGATCACGGCAGCCACCGCAGGTCTAAACCTGAAATTGCTGCAGGCCGACTGGCTGCCGCTGTCGGTTCTGGCCCTGGGGGGACTGACCTGGAACCTGGCTGTGGTGCTGCTGCTGGCGCCGCGGGTGCTGCCGGCCGACTGGTTTGAGCGGGCGGTAATCGAATTCGGCCAGGCCACCGGCGTGGCCGCCAGCGGCTTGCTGTTGCTGCGCATGGCCGACCCGGAAGACCAGAGCAATGCCCTGTCCGCCTTCTCGATCAAACAGCTGCTGCTCCAACCATTTCTGGCGGGCGGAGTGATCACGGTGGTGGCCCCCCTGGCGGTGGCGGGCTGGGGGTTGCCGGTATGGACGGGCTTCTGCTTTGGCCTGGTGCTGCTGGCCGGCGGGGCAGGGCTGTGGTTGGCTGGCTCTCAGCCGGCGGCCGCACCTGCGCCGTAG
- a CDS encoding class II aldolase/adducin family protein — MPAVPGPEPELRRQLVAAARRMNTCGVNQGTSGNLSVRIPGGMLITPSSLPYEQMEPADLVALDLAGAPRDAGARRPSSEWRLHADILRSRLEIQAVLHCHSIQATALACHGRAIPPFHYMTAVAGGDDIRCAPYAPFGTAELSGLALEALTDRLACLLGQHGQVALGDSLDQALRIAIEVETLAHMYLQALQLGEPPQLSPSQMEVVRRQFRELHYGAGAAAG, encoded by the coding sequence TTGCCTGCCGTCCCCGGCCCCGAGCCCGAATTGCGCCGGCAGCTTGTGGCCGCTGCCCGGCGCATGAATACCTGCGGCGTCAACCAGGGCACCTCGGGCAACCTGTCGGTGCGCATCCCTGGCGGGATGTTGATCACCCCCAGTTCCCTGCCCTATGAGCAGATGGAACCTGCCGATCTGGTGGCCCTGGATCTGGCCGGTGCTCCCAGGGATGCAGGCGCCAGGCGCCCTTCTTCGGAGTGGCGGCTCCATGCCGACATCCTGCGCAGCCGCCTTGAGATTCAGGCGGTGCTCCACTGCCACTCCATCCAGGCCACGGCCCTGGCCTGCCATGGCCGCGCCATTCCGCCCTTCCACTACATGACGGCTGTGGCCGGAGGCGATGACATTCGCTGTGCCCCCTACGCCCCCTTTGGCACTGCTGAGCTCTCAGGCCTCGCCCTGGAGGCCCTCACCGATCGGCTGGCCTGTTTGTTGGGCCAACACGGCCAGGTAGCTCTCGGGGACAGCCTGGACCAGGCCCTGCGTATCGCGATCGAGGTGGAAACCCTTGCCCACATGTATCTGCAGGCTCTGCAGCTGGGCGAACCGCCCCAGCTCTCGCCCAGCCAGATGGAGGTGGTGCGGCGGCAGTTCCGGGAGCTGCACTACGGCGCAGGTGCGGCCGCCGGCTGA
- the mtnA gene encoding S-methyl-5-thioribose-1-phosphate isomerase, which yields MNIDGKAWRTIWLEPDGRAVGVIDQTLLPHQFTTRTLRSCAEAADAISTMVVRGAPLIGVTGAYGLMLALQADPSDGALAAAFEQLNATRPTAINLRWALERVRALVAPLPPAERAEAARLEAAVIANEDVAMGEAIGEHGLAIFQQLAARKPGATLNVLTHCNAGWLATVDWGTALAPIYKAHRAGLHIHVWVDETRPRNQGASLTAFELGQEGVPHTVIVDNAGGHLMQHGQVDAVIVGTDRTTRRGDVCNKIGTYLKALAAHDNGVPFYVALPSSTIDWTIGDGVAEIPIEARSAEEVTHIQGRGANGAITTVQLTPTGSAGFNPAFDVTPARLVTALITERGVAAATEAGLGQLYAG from the coding sequence ATGAACATCGACGGCAAGGCCTGGCGCACGATCTGGCTAGAGCCGGATGGCCGCGCAGTGGGGGTGATCGATCAGACCCTGCTGCCCCACCAGTTCACGACGCGCACCCTGCGCAGCTGCGCTGAGGCGGCCGACGCGATCAGCACGATGGTGGTGCGCGGGGCGCCGCTGATCGGCGTGACGGGCGCCTACGGGCTGATGCTGGCCCTGCAGGCCGACCCCAGCGATGGCGCCCTGGCGGCGGCCTTTGAGCAACTCAATGCCACCCGGCCCACGGCGATCAACCTGCGCTGGGCCCTGGAGCGGGTGCGGGCGCTGGTGGCACCGCTGCCGCCGGCCGAGCGGGCCGAGGCGGCCAGGTTGGAGGCAGCGGTGATCGCCAATGAGGACGTGGCCATGGGCGAGGCCATCGGCGAGCACGGCCTGGCGATCTTCCAGCAGTTGGCGGCCCGCAAGCCCGGCGCGACGCTCAATGTGCTCACCCACTGCAACGCCGGCTGGCTCGCCACGGTCGACTGGGGTACGGCCCTGGCGCCGATCTACAAGGCCCACCGCGCCGGGCTCCATATCCATGTATGGGTGGATGAGACCCGCCCGCGCAACCAGGGCGCCTCGCTCACCGCCTTTGAGCTGGGCCAGGAGGGCGTGCCCCACACCGTGATCGTCGACAACGCCGGCGGCCACCTGATGCAGCACGGCCAGGTGGATGCGGTGATCGTGGGCACCGATCGCACCACCCGCCGCGGCGATGTGTGCAACAAGATCGGCACCTATCTCAAGGCCCTTGCGGCCCACGACAACGGCGTGCCCTTTTATGTGGCCCTGCCCTCCTCCACGATCGACTGGACGATTGGCGATGGCGTGGCCGAGATCCCGATCGAGGCCCGCAGCGCCGAGGAGGTGACCCACATCCAGGGGCGCGGCGCCAATGGGGCAATCACCACGGTGCAGCTAACGCCAACGGGCTCCGCCGGCTTCAACCCGGCCTTTGATGTGACCCCGGCGCGGCTGGTGACGGCCCTGATCACCGAGCGGGGAGTGGCTGCAGCCACCGAAGCTGGATTGGGGCAGCTCTACGCGGGCTGA
- a CDS encoding DUF1543 domain-containing protein, whose translation MATRNAPSLFLVVLGGRAPGCHIELHDVRFVAGATIEAALPELRRQWFGRREGLHLDSYMAVRAVDGYAVSLGREPSAPRPERLWFVNLGAYRPDSLAELHHFGLVVARSLQAAKAAAKRQWLRGALQQHKDDLVGVDDCLSIEQLELLGGERWHVQLEPHPEGLSQSQVPDWFGYRLI comes from the coding sequence ATGGCGACGCGCAACGCCCCAAGTCTGTTTCTGGTGGTACTGGGCGGCCGTGCGCCGGGCTGTCACATCGAGCTCCACGACGTGCGCTTCGTGGCCGGCGCCACGATCGAAGCGGCGCTTCCGGAGTTGCGGCGCCAGTGGTTCGGGAGGCGTGAGGGCCTTCACCTGGACAGCTACATGGCGGTGCGGGCGGTGGATGGCTACGCGGTGAGCCTCGGGCGCGAGCCGTCCGCGCCCAGGCCCGAGCGGCTGTGGTTTGTAAACCTGGGCGCCTACCGCCCTGATTCGCTGGCGGAGCTGCACCACTTCGGCCTGGTGGTGGCCCGCTCGCTCCAGGCGGCCAAGGCGGCGGCCAAGCGCCAGTGGCTGCGTGGCGCCCTGCAGCAGCACAAGGATGATCTGGTGGGCGTAGACGACTGCCTGTCGATCGAGCAGCTGGAGCTGCTGGGCGGGGAGCGCTGGCATGTACAGCTGGAGCCCCACCCGGAGGGCCTGAGCCAGAGCCAGGTGCCGGATTGGTTCGGCTACCGGTTGATTTGA
- a CDS encoding trans-aconitate 2-methyltransferase: MDFFENQWSTYKTIVQHDFMHHRALVGAVEQVLKHYFNSAPAGHRPHFVDLGCGDADPLAAVLRDLPLGSLLGMDQASSVLPLAAKALGEVAYPCDWIQADLLEWATAPAAEAAPATNPVDIIYSSFAIHHLDGENQEAFLAGARKKISPSGIFLWADIFREPGETVDAFRHRYTQRMTNHWGGALEPQQLAHACFHVSNFDLPADREAIGTTARIQGWTLSWNWAGPDKAEAMAVLTPA, from the coding sequence ATGGACTTCTTTGAAAACCAATGGAGCACCTATAAAACAATCGTGCAACACGATTTCATGCACCATCGGGCCCTGGTTGGGGCGGTGGAGCAGGTTCTCAAGCACTACTTCAATAGCGCCCCAGCTGGGCACCGCCCCCACTTTGTAGACCTGGGCTGTGGCGATGCCGACCCCCTGGCAGCAGTGCTGCGGGACCTCCCCCTCGGTTCGCTCCTGGGTATGGATCAGGCCAGCAGCGTGCTGCCCCTGGCTGCAAAAGCCCTGGGGGAGGTGGCCTACCCCTGTGACTGGATCCAGGCTGACCTGCTGGAGTGGGCCACGGCGCCAGCGGCTGAAGCGGCTCCGGCCACCAATCCGGTGGACATCATCTATTCCTCCTTCGCCATCCACCACCTGGATGGGGAGAACCAAGAGGCCTTCCTGGCGGGGGCCCGCAAGAAGATCAGCCCCAGTGGCATTTTTCTCTGGGCCGACATTTTTCGCGAACCCGGTGAAACGGTTGATGCCTTTCGACATCGCTACACCCAACGGATGACCAACCACTGGGGGGGTGCCCTCGAGCCGCAGCAACTGGCCCATGCCTGCTTCCACGTGAGCAACTTCGACCTGCCCGCTGACCGCGAAGCGATCGGAACCACAGCCCGCATCCAGGGATGGACCCTTTCCTGGAACTGGGCTGGACCCGACAAGGCCGAGGCGATGGCGGTGCTGACGCCGGCCTAG
- a CDS encoding SufS family cysteine desulfurase, protein MTMTASPLTPAPATSGLAQSLPLAENLAALTRPDFPLLAQTACLGQPLIYLDYAATSQKPRQVLAALQHYYDHDNANVHRGAHQLSARATEGFEAARAKVAAFIGAASAREIVFTRNASEAINLVARSWGDANLGLGDEVLLTVMEHHSNLVPWQLLAARTGCVLRHAGLTETGELDLDDLRSQITERTKLVSLVQVSNTLGCLNPIEQVAALAHAAGALVLVDACQSLPHLPLNVAALGADFLVGSSHKLCGPTGMGFLWAREALLEAMPPFLGGGEMIQDVYLDHSSWAELPHKFEAGTPAIAEAIGMGAALDYLSALGIERIHAWEQLLTRQLFARLQAIEGVRILGPTPEQQPDRGALAAFTVDGLHANDIAALLDSAGICIRSGHHCTQPLHRLYGIPGSARASLGFTTTPEEIDRFAAELEGTITFLREHS, encoded by the coding sequence ATGACCATGACCGCCTCCCCGCTGACCCCCGCCCCCGCCACTTCCGGGCTGGCCCAATCCTTGCCCCTGGCGGAAAATCTGGCGGCCCTGACCCGGCCCGATTTCCCCTTGCTGGCCCAGACGGCCTGCCTGGGTCAGCCGCTGATCTACCTGGATTACGCCGCCACCAGCCAGAAGCCGCGCCAGGTGCTGGCGGCCCTGCAGCACTACTACGACCACGACAACGCCAATGTCCACCGCGGCGCCCACCAACTCAGCGCCCGCGCCACCGAGGGCTTTGAGGCTGCCCGGGCCAAGGTTGCCGCCTTCATAGGTGCGGCGAGTGCGCGGGAGATCGTGTTCACCCGCAACGCCAGCGAGGCGATCAACCTCGTGGCCCGCAGCTGGGGCGATGCCAATCTCGGCCTCGGCGATGAGGTGCTGCTCACGGTGATGGAGCACCACTCCAACCTGGTGCCCTGGCAGCTGCTGGCGGCCCGCACCGGCTGCGTGCTGCGTCATGCCGGCCTCACCGAAACCGGCGAGCTCGATCTCGACGATCTGCGCAGCCAGATCACTGAGCGCACCAAGCTGGTGAGCCTGGTGCAGGTGAGCAACACCCTCGGCTGCCTCAACCCGATCGAGCAGGTGGCGGCTCTGGCCCACGCCGCCGGCGCCCTGGTGCTGGTGGATGCCTGCCAGAGCCTGCCCCACCTGCCGCTGAATGTGGCGGCCCTCGGCGCCGACTTCCTGGTGGGCAGTTCCCACAAGCTCTGCGGCCCCACCGGCATGGGCTTCCTCTGGGCCCGCGAGGCCCTGCTGGAGGCCATGCCCCCCTTCCTGGGTGGCGGCGAGATGATTCAGGACGTGTATTTGGATCACAGCAGCTGGGCCGAGCTGCCCCACAAGTTCGAGGCCGGCACGCCAGCGATCGCTGAGGCGATCGGCATGGGCGCCGCCCTCGACTACCTCAGTGCCCTGGGCATCGAACGTATCCATGCCTGGGAGCAGCTGCTCACCCGCCAGTTGTTTGCGCGCCTGCAGGCGATCGAGGGCGTGCGGATCCTGGGCCCTACCCCCGAGCAACAACCCGACCGCGGCGCCCTGGCGGCCTTCACCGTCGACGGGTTGCATGCCAACGACATAGCTGCCCTGCTCGATTCAGCCGGCATCTGCATCCGCAGCGGCCACCACTGCACCCAGCCGCTGCACCGCCTCTACGGCATCCCCGGCTCGGCCCGCGCCAGCCTGGGCTTCACCACCACCCCTGAAGAGATCGACCGCTTCGCCGCGGAGCTGGAGGGCACGATCACCTTCCTGCGTGAGCACAGCTAG
- a CDS encoding SufD family Fe-S cluster assembly protein encodes MPALALPKTAAWLAELAGEPLPGRRQEDWRFTDLAPLQAVAAELWSGPDPFSQFSLPGGISRIAPAQAQLLLDQGLQATGSSASWPVRLNRGASPHFLALRVSGSVEPLQLTFDAAAGQGLLALQLLLVLEPGASLELLLHHGSRAANATSLVTVAQLGQGAKLNLGVLAPGDARACLLSHLAISQAPASELQLTTAVGGWALSRFEPRICQSEGAALTRLRALQLVAGQELADTHSQVQFNGPDGQLDQLHKVVADGAGRSVFNGAVWVPRSAQRTNAAQLSRSLLLSDRARVDTKPELEIVADDVKCAHGATVSRLQQNELFYLQSRGIAADQASRLLLRGYCDEVLRELPAAAASAHPLQLLLRERP; translated from the coding sequence ATGCCCGCGTTGGCCCTGCCGAAAACCGCCGCCTGGCTGGCCGAGCTGGCGGGCGAGCCCCTGCCGGGCCGCCGTCAGGAAGATTGGCGCTTCACCGATCTCGCCCCGCTGCAGGCCGTTGCAGCTGAGCTGTGGTCGGGGCCCGATCCCTTCAGCCAGTTCAGCCTGCCCGGTGGAATCAGCCGGATCGCTCCTGCGCAGGCCCAGCTGCTGCTGGATCAGGGTCTGCAAGCCACCGGCAGTTCTGCCTCCTGGCCGGTGCGGCTCAACCGGGGCGCGTCTCCCCACTTTCTCGCCCTGCGGGTGAGCGGCTCAGTCGAGCCCCTGCAGTTGACTTTCGATGCGGCCGCAGGCCAGGGCCTGCTGGCCCTGCAGCTGCTGCTGGTGCTCGAGCCGGGGGCCAGCCTGGAGCTGTTGCTGCACCACGGGTCGCGGGCAGCCAATGCCACCAGCTTGGTGACGGTGGCCCAGCTGGGCCAAGGGGCCAAGCTCAACCTTGGCGTGCTGGCTCCCGGGGACGCCCGCGCCTGCCTGCTCAGCCACCTGGCCATCAGCCAGGCCCCCGCCAGTGAGCTGCAGCTCACCACCGCCGTGGGGGGCTGGGCCCTGAGCCGATTCGAGCCCCGCATCTGCCAGAGCGAAGGTGCGGCCCTCACCCGCCTTCGGGCCCTGCAGTTGGTGGCTGGCCAGGAGCTGGCCGATACCCATAGCCAGGTGCAATTCAACGGACCAGATGGCCAGCTCGACCAGCTCCACAAGGTGGTGGCCGATGGCGCTGGCCGCAGTGTGTTCAACGGCGCCGTGTGGGTGCCGCGCAGCGCCCAGCGCACCAACGCCGCCCAGCTCAGCCGCAGCCTGCTGCTCTCGGATCGGGCCCGGGTGGACACCAAGCCCGAGCTGGAGATCGTCGCCGACGACGTGAAGTGTGCTCACGGCGCCACCGTCAGCCGACTGCAGCAAAATGAGCTTTTCTATCTGCAAAGTCGGGGCATCGCCGCCGACCAGGCCTCCCGGCTTCTCTTGCGGGGCTACTGCGATGAGGTGTTGCGTGAGCTGCCTGCCGCCGCGGCTTCTGCCCATCCCCTCCAGCTCCTGCTGCGGGAGCGCCCATGA
- the sufC gene encoding Fe-S cluster assembly ATPase SufC, with amino-acid sequence MIRPDAPLLLEIRDLHARVEDQPILKGVNLSVRAGEIHAVMGRNGSGKSTLSKLLAGHPAYSVTAGSVLFRGQDLLELQPEQRARIGVFLGFQYPVEIPGVSNLEFLRVATNARRVERGDEELDTFAFEDLVRERLKLVQMDPAFLERSVNEGFSGGEKKRNEILQMALLEPLVAILDETDSGLDIDALRIVAGGVCQLAGPDNATLLITHYQRLLDLITPDYVHVMAAGRILRTGGKELAVELERSGYDWVDQEVA; translated from the coding sequence GTGATTCGCCCCGACGCCCCACTGCTGCTTGAGATCCGTGATCTCCATGCCCGAGTGGAGGATCAACCGATTCTCAAGGGCGTCAACCTCTCGGTGCGTGCCGGTGAAATTCACGCGGTGATGGGCCGCAACGGCAGTGGCAAGAGCACCCTTTCCAAGCTGCTGGCCGGCCACCCCGCCTACAGCGTGACCGCTGGCAGCGTGCTCTTTCGGGGGCAGGACTTGCTGGAGCTCCAACCGGAGCAGCGGGCCAGAATTGGCGTGTTCCTGGGCTTTCAGTACCCGGTGGAGATTCCCGGGGTCAGCAACCTGGAATTTTTGCGGGTGGCGACCAATGCCCGCCGGGTCGAGAGGGGCGACGAGGAGCTCGATACCTTTGCCTTTGAGGATCTGGTGCGCGAGCGGTTGAAGCTTGTTCAGATGGATCCTGCCTTCCTGGAGCGCTCGGTGAATGAGGGTTTCTCAGGGGGAGAGAAGAAGCGCAATGAAATCCTGCAGATGGCGCTACTTGAGCCGCTCGTGGCGATTCTCGATGAAACAGATTCCGGCCTCGACATCGACGCCCTGCGGATTGTGGCTGGGGGGGTCTGCCAGCTGGCCGGCCCCGACAACGCCACCCTGCTGATCACCCACTATCAGCGCCTACTGGATCTGATCACCCCCGACTACGTGCACGTGATGGCGGCCGGCAGGATCCTGCGCACCGGCGGCAAGGAGCTGGCCGTTGAACTGGAGCGCAGCGGCTACGACTGGGTGGACCAGGAGGTGGCCTGA